In a genomic window of Ochrobactrum sp. Marseille-Q0166:
- a CDS encoding ABC transporter ATP-binding protein, producing MTEDIRSEKLLLDGISKNYGEFTALKPTQLSIMDGEFLTLLGPSGSGKTTLLQIISGLVAPTTGKMFFEGEDWTHRPVNARGMGMVFQHYALFPHMTVSENIAFPLKMRGMSQSEISKKVTETLNKVELGAFGHRFPRELSGGQQQRVALARCFVYRPKIILMDEPLGALDKSLRENMQLEIRRLHQEFGTTVIYVTHDQEEALVMSDRVCVMNHAQIEQIAPPREIYLNPETVFTASFIGQSNIIKGKRISASAKTATIETAVGSFTGQFTARDKQASDLALIIRPEQIFVGQPQSTEQDCLEGILDDTVYIGSDVRLLVRLSDGSQFSVRHDPLATNLPSKNDTVRLYWNRSVARIVS from the coding sequence ATGACTGAGGACATCCGCTCTGAGAAGCTTTTGCTCGATGGAATCTCCAAAAATTATGGGGAATTCACAGCGCTGAAACCCACGCAGCTCTCCATTATGGATGGTGAGTTCCTCACCTTGCTTGGACCGTCCGGGTCGGGAAAAACCACACTTCTTCAGATCATCTCGGGACTGGTGGCGCCGACAACTGGCAAGATGTTTTTTGAAGGCGAAGATTGGACGCATCGACCGGTCAATGCGCGCGGTATGGGCATGGTGTTTCAGCACTATGCGCTGTTCCCGCACATGACGGTTTCTGAGAATATCGCATTTCCGCTGAAAATGCGTGGCATGAGCCAGTCTGAGATCAGCAAAAAAGTTACCGAAACGCTTAACAAAGTAGAGCTTGGCGCATTTGGGCATCGGTTCCCACGTGAGCTTTCCGGCGGACAACAGCAACGCGTTGCCTTAGCACGCTGCTTTGTGTATCGCCCGAAAATCATTCTTATGGATGAGCCGCTTGGTGCATTGGATAAATCGCTGCGTGAAAATATGCAGCTTGAGATTCGCAGGTTGCATCAGGAGTTCGGCACCACAGTCATTTATGTAACCCATGATCAGGAAGAAGCGCTGGTCATGTCGGACCGTGTGTGTGTGATGAACCATGCTCAGATCGAGCAGATTGCTCCACCACGCGAGATTTATCTCAACCCGGAAACCGTGTTCACAGCGTCTTTCATTGGCCAGTCCAATATCATTAAGGGAAAACGCATTTCAGCAAGTGCAAAGACTGCTACGATCGAAACCGCTGTTGGCAGTTTTACCGGACAGTTTACAGCGCGTGACAAACAAGCATCAGATCTGGCACTTATTATCCGTCCCGAGCAAATTTTTGTCGGACAGCCCCAATCTACCGAACAAGACTGTTTGGAAGGCATTCTGGACGATACTGTTTATATAGGCTCTGATGTCCGCCTGCTGGTCAGGCTTTCGGATGGCAGCCAGTTCAGTGTGCGCCATGATCCACTGGCAACCAACCTTCCTTCCAAGAATGACACAGTTCGTCTTTACTGGAACCGGTCTGTCGCGAGGATCGTATCATGA
- a CDS encoding ABC transporter permease subunit: MTTASAKNWKPDPIWLAAPALLLLAVFFLLPMFRLLGLSFTDEGQGSISLINYQRLGDSLLYWRILGITLEISALTALFSVLFGYPIAMWLAGLEDRKRGNMLMLVLLPFWTSYLVKTFAWMILLGKNGVFNSILLGSGASERPVNLMYNELGVLIGMVHAMIPLAILSMLPVMSGIDGRLTLAASTMGASRSDRFWLVYFPLSMPGVVAAGLLTFITSLGFFIVPAFLGGRQQTMLAQAIITQVQEIVNWPFAAVLATMLVVAALIVIVGYNKLFGLSSLSSGSGAQGKKAMSSNSLLRKLGYGLLAIIARVFLPLDRVFTPKTNGSPVRTIYVVLVIAFLMLPGLIVIPLSFTSGRNLAFPPPGFSLRWFEQYFNSAIWMSATMRSFGVAFATAFFATVLGGLAALALSRSSSRLNGLIFGLMLAPMIVPRIVIAVGLFYLLAQIGLVATDTGLVIGHTLLALPYAFITIGSVLKNYDWRLNQAAETMGAGKLTVLRLITIPLLRGGLLSAALFAFVTSLDELTIAIFVSGGLKTTLPKQMWDDMFLQLNPTLAAVSVIVLLIVTVILLLARKLER; the protein is encoded by the coding sequence ATGACGACAGCCTCGGCTAAAAACTGGAAACCTGATCCGATATGGCTGGCGGCTCCGGCTCTGCTTCTTCTTGCCGTTTTCTTTTTGCTCCCCATGTTTCGGCTACTCGGCCTCAGCTTTACAGATGAAGGTCAGGGAAGCATTTCGCTTATCAATTATCAGCGCCTCGGCGACAGCCTGCTCTACTGGCGAATTCTTGGCATAACGCTAGAAATTTCGGCTTTGACGGCACTGTTCTCAGTACTGTTCGGCTATCCAATCGCGATGTGGCTCGCTGGCCTTGAAGATCGCAAGCGCGGCAATATGCTGATGCTTGTCCTGTTACCCTTCTGGACATCCTATCTGGTCAAAACCTTTGCCTGGATGATCCTGCTCGGTAAAAACGGTGTCTTCAATTCAATACTTCTAGGGTCTGGTGCATCGGAGCGTCCTGTCAATCTCATGTATAATGAGTTGGGCGTATTGATCGGCATGGTTCACGCCATGATACCGCTTGCCATTCTTTCCATGCTTCCGGTTATGTCCGGAATTGATGGTCGTCTCACGCTTGCCGCATCAACTATGGGTGCAAGTCGCTCAGATCGCTTCTGGCTTGTCTATTTCCCACTTTCTATGCCCGGCGTGGTGGCTGCCGGTTTGTTGACCTTCATTACGTCGCTCGGCTTCTTTATCGTTCCAGCCTTTTTGGGCGGTCGTCAGCAAACCATGCTTGCGCAGGCGATCATTACCCAGGTTCAGGAAATCGTTAACTGGCCTTTTGCAGCGGTTCTCGCCACGATGCTGGTCGTTGCAGCGCTGATTGTTATTGTCGGTTACAACAAGCTCTTTGGCTTATCGTCCCTTTCGTCAGGAAGCGGTGCGCAAGGCAAAAAAGCGATGTCGTCCAACAGTCTGTTGCGCAAACTGGGATATGGTCTTCTTGCTATCATCGCCCGCGTTTTCCTACCGCTCGATCGTGTATTCACACCAAAGACGAACGGCAGTCCGGTCAGAACCATTTATGTGGTGCTGGTGATCGCGTTTTTGATGTTGCCGGGTCTGATCGTTATTCCACTCAGTTTTACTTCCGGCAGAAACCTGGCCTTTCCCCCTCCCGGATTTTCGCTGCGTTGGTTTGAACAATATTTCAATTCTGCAATCTGGATGAGCGCAACAATGCGTTCGTTCGGGGTTGCCTTTGCCACAGCATTTTTCGCCACAGTTCTTGGAGGGCTGGCTGCGCTCGCACTTTCGCGCAGCTCATCCCGCCTTAACGGTCTGATCTTTGGCTTGATGCTGGCTCCTATGATCGTACCGAGGATTGTAATTGCGGTTGGCCTGTTCTATCTCCTGGCTCAGATTGGCCTGGTGGCCACTGATACAGGACTTGTGATCGGCCACACACTTCTCGCTCTTCCCTACGCATTTATAACCATTGGCTCTGTTCTCAAAAATTACGACTGGCGTCTTAATCAGGCGGCGGAAACGATGGGAGCGGGCAAATTAACCGTGTTGCGCCTGATCACTATTCCTCTGTTACGGGGTGGCCTTTTGTCAGCCGCACTTTTTGCTTTCGTAACATCGCTGGATGAATTGACGATTGCGATCTTCGTATCGGGTGGGCTGAAAACGACCCTTCCAAAGCAGATGTGGGACGACATGTTCCTGCAATTGAATCCGACCTTGGCCGCGGTCTCTGTCATCGTTCTTCTGATCGTGACAGTGATCCTGCTGCTCGCACGTAAACTCGAACGATAA
- a CDS encoding AMP-binding protein, whose translation MHIHGLVRSFLDRARNSAHNTYATLNGQLCNFDDLYKASEAIGHGLAQAELIPGDRVVVMMANSPYSLALVFALLRRGLVWVPVNPALVGSALDNVFQTTEPKLAFCEPEIADVMRGSAKLTGTAIEIVADTSFPEYTSDAPAVDLPGPHDLAAIMFTSGTTGPAKGVMVTHMMLELACHSVALCTDLKPGDKFFMWEPFYHIGGAQVILLPLFHDITLTMAERFSASQFWKQVSETGCTHIHHLGGIIQILLKQPESQFDRDHNARVAWGGGCAPSVWRAFEERFGVQIRECYGMTECSSLTTFNDENVVGSVGRALPYFEVRLVDQNGKVLERGEGKGEIVVSTTLPGAITAGYYRNADATAKALKYDGFYTGDLGSWDEGGHLYFHGRTGDSIRCKGENVSAFEVESVANRHPDIEESALVGVKADIGEYDIHLFIEPRLSSAPDPLEIWSWLSTRLAPHQRPKYISIVERFPRTPSQRIQKHLLDVDPEDRWVAPQEVRGKAI comes from the coding sequence ATGCATATCCATGGACTGGTGCGGTCATTTTTAGACCGCGCGCGAAACAGTGCGCACAATACCTACGCGACTTTAAACGGCCAGTTGTGCAATTTCGACGACCTCTATAAGGCGTCCGAAGCGATTGGCCACGGGCTGGCGCAAGCAGAGCTAATCCCCGGCGACCGTGTGGTCGTGATGATGGCTAACAGCCCCTATTCGCTGGCTCTTGTATTTGCGCTTCTGCGTCGTGGCCTTGTCTGGGTGCCGGTTAATCCGGCTCTCGTAGGCAGCGCCCTAGATAATGTGTTCCAAACGACAGAACCAAAACTCGCTTTCTGTGAGCCGGAAATTGCTGATGTTATGCGCGGCAGCGCAAAACTTACCGGCACGGCTATAGAGATCGTCGCGGATACTTCGTTCCCGGAATATACGTCAGACGCACCCGCAGTCGATTTACCGGGTCCCCATGATCTTGCTGCCATCATGTTTACATCAGGCACCACTGGACCAGCAAAAGGTGTCATGGTGACACATATGATGCTGGAACTTGCCTGCCATTCGGTTGCACTTTGTACCGATTTGAAGCCGGGCGATAAGTTTTTTATGTGGGAGCCATTCTATCATATTGGTGGTGCGCAGGTAATTCTACTCCCTCTGTTCCATGACATAACGCTTACCATGGCGGAGCGTTTCAGTGCGTCTCAGTTCTGGAAGCAGGTTAGCGAAACCGGCTGCACTCACATTCACCATCTGGGTGGTATTATTCAGATCCTGTTAAAGCAGCCTGAGAGCCAATTTGACCGGGACCACAATGCCCGCGTCGCCTGGGGCGGCGGCTGTGCGCCTTCTGTTTGGCGCGCGTTCGAGGAGCGCTTCGGTGTTCAGATCCGCGAATGTTACGGCATGACGGAGTGCTCATCTTTGACGACCTTCAATGATGAAAATGTAGTCGGCTCGGTAGGACGGGCACTACCCTATTTTGAGGTCAGGCTGGTTGATCAGAATGGTAAGGTGTTAGAGCGCGGTGAAGGCAAGGGTGAAATTGTAGTTTCTACTACTTTGCCCGGGGCCATCACCGCAGGCTACTATCGCAATGCAGACGCAACCGCCAAAGCATTGAAATATGATGGTTTTTATACGGGTGATCTCGGTTCGTGGGATGAGGGGGGACATCTCTATTTTCATGGCAGAACTGGCGATTCAATTCGCTGCAAGGGTGAAAATGTTTCTGCCTTTGAAGTTGAAAGTGTTGCGAACCGACACCCCGATATCGAAGAATCTGCTCTTGTCGGTGTTAAAGCAGATATTGGAGAATATGACATCCATCTCTTCATCGAGCCGAGACTATCCAGTGCGCCCGATCCGCTAGAGATATGGTCTTGGCTTTCAACGCGATTGGCTCCCCATCAGCGGCCCAAATATATTTCCATTGTGGAGCGTTTCCCAAGAACGCCTAGTCAGAGAATTCAGAAGCATCTGCTGGACGTGGATCCGGAAGACCGATGGGTGGCACCGCAAGAAGTGAGAGGGAAAGCAATATGA